One genomic window of Mycolicibacterium neoaurum includes the following:
- a CDS encoding helicase-related protein: MLLEELKPGLRIDGLIPAQVITVIFAQWHGTDALELTYKTNDGALGQQVVFRKDQDNLTVAQTGSRAFDANATDFKMVAEAQRITLAGLFDPMLAVATSDVRPLPHQIRAVYGELLPRTPLRFLLADDPGAGKTIMAGLYIKELLLRDDVRQCLIVAPGGLVEQWQDELFFKFGLRFDLLTNQLIDANVNLNVFESNPLLIARMDQLSRNEELQAQLKETEWDLIIVDEAHRMGAHYFGGKLEKTKRFLLGEMLGRITRHLLLMTATPHSGKEEDFQLFLTLLDRDRFEGKHTKTANTDGIMRRMVKEDLLTFDGKKLFPERRAETVPYELTELEYSLYEQVTAYVREGMNRADRVGGKRKNTVGFALTVLQRRLASSPEAIYKSLVRRTERLERKKLEILNGTYTDREPTVDVEGLDADDYSSEQIEELEEELLDAATAAQTVEELDAELLELAELTTVAKQVRDSGTDRKWTELSHILQDEALTVDANGWPRKLIIFTEHRDTLDYLAGRIRTLIGKPNAVQAIHGGVRRRERRMITEEFTKNRDCQILLATDAAGEGLNLQAAHLMVNYDLPWNPNRIEQRFGRIHRIGQEEVCRLWNIVASNTREGDVFVRLLAKIEEQRKAYGGKVFDVLGEAFSETPLRELLLDAIRYGELPEVRAKMHEVIDHKVSDGLKELLDERALASDHLADADLAKLRAAMDEARARRLQPHYIELAFKAAFTRLGGRIAKRERGRYEIANVPAQIRASKYQPIATKYDRVTFDLEHVHSEERARADLLAPGHPLHDAVMDEAIRHFGGTLNSGTVLVSATLEEPHLLVGVVEEVADATGAAVSRRFGYAYVDSLGTVTPAGPAPYLDCVAAPDTPAVATARQLPWLADAEDRANSWIITTQLPEYLSEVQPRRAAELAKCRDLVVKRLEGERDRMLLDAAVAAEKEQAGEKPKESAESLNRKAVELDARLRNRLELLDKQSLMSTKPPRIVTAALVLPVAMVDGELPASAPIHAKETKEVERRGVDLVMSTERALGRIPVEQPFNNKGFDILSSDSGGDTYRIEVKARLDGAKDFFVTHNEVMVGKNAVPRYRLALVRVDPRGSDHDEVRYLDNPFASTDLGDFHSTGIRGDWAKMWAKGTQPF; the protein is encoded by the coding sequence GTGCTGCTGGAAGAGTTGAAGCCTGGCCTGCGCATCGACGGCTTGATTCCAGCCCAGGTGATCACGGTGATCTTTGCCCAGTGGCACGGCACCGACGCTCTGGAGCTGACCTACAAGACCAACGACGGTGCGCTCGGCCAGCAGGTGGTGTTCCGCAAGGATCAGGACAACCTCACCGTCGCCCAGACCGGCAGCCGGGCGTTCGATGCCAACGCCACCGACTTCAAGATGGTCGCCGAGGCCCAACGGATTACCCTGGCCGGGTTGTTCGACCCGATGTTGGCCGTGGCCACCAGCGACGTCAGGCCGCTCCCCCATCAGATCAGGGCCGTCTACGGCGAGCTTCTTCCCCGAACTCCACTGAGATTTCTGCTCGCCGACGACCCCGGCGCCGGCAAGACCATCATGGCCGGCCTGTACATCAAAGAGCTGCTGCTGCGCGACGACGTGCGCCAATGCTTGATCGTCGCCCCCGGCGGGTTGGTCGAGCAGTGGCAGGACGAACTGTTCTTCAAGTTCGGGCTGCGGTTCGACCTACTGACCAACCAGCTCATCGACGCCAACGTCAACCTCAACGTCTTCGAAAGCAACCCACTGCTGATCGCGCGGATGGATCAGCTGTCGCGCAATGAGGAGCTGCAGGCCCAACTCAAGGAGACCGAGTGGGACCTGATCATCGTCGACGAAGCCCACCGGATGGGCGCCCACTACTTCGGGGGCAAGCTGGAGAAGACAAAGCGCTTCCTGCTCGGGGAGATGCTCGGCCGCATCACCCGCCACCTGTTGCTGATGACCGCCACTCCTCACTCCGGCAAGGAAGAGGACTTCCAGCTCTTCCTCACCCTGCTGGACCGCGACCGCTTCGAAGGTAAGCACACCAAGACCGCCAACACTGACGGCATCATGCGCCGCATGGTCAAAGAAGACCTGCTGACCTTCGACGGGAAGAAGCTCTTTCCGGAGCGCCGCGCCGAGACCGTGCCCTACGAACTCACCGAACTGGAGTACTCGCTCTACGAACAGGTGACCGCCTACGTCCGCGAGGGCATGAATCGTGCCGACCGGGTGGGCGGCAAACGCAAGAACACCGTCGGCTTCGCCCTGACCGTGCTGCAGCGCCGCCTGGCATCGAGCCCCGAAGCCATCTACAAGAGCCTCGTGCGCCGCACTGAACGGCTCGAGCGCAAGAAGCTCGAAATCCTCAACGGCACCTACACCGACAGGGAGCCGACCGTCGATGTCGAAGGACTCGACGCCGATGACTACAGCTCCGAGCAGATCGAGGAACTCGAAGAGGAGCTCCTCGACGCCGCCACCGCCGCGCAGACAGTCGAAGAACTTGATGCCGAACTGCTCGAACTAGCCGAGCTGACGACGGTCGCCAAGCAAGTTCGCGATTCCGGCACCGACCGCAAGTGGACCGAGCTCAGCCACATCCTCCAGGACGAGGCGCTGACCGTCGACGCGAACGGCTGGCCGCGCAAACTGATCATCTTCACTGAGCACCGCGACACCCTCGACTACCTGGCCGGTCGCATCCGGACGCTAATCGGCAAGCCCAACGCCGTGCAGGCGATCCACGGCGGAGTGCGCCGCAGAGAGCGCCGCATGATCACCGAGGAATTCACCAAGAACAGGGACTGCCAGATCCTACTGGCCACCGATGCCGCCGGCGAGGGCCTCAACCTGCAAGCTGCCCACCTCATGGTCAACTACGACCTGCCGTGGAACCCCAACCGGATCGAGCAGCGCTTCGGCCGTATCCACCGCATCGGCCAAGAGGAAGTCTGCCGCCTCTGGAACATCGTCGCCAGCAATACCCGCGAAGGTGACGTCTTTGTCCGGCTGCTTGCCAAGATTGAGGAACAGCGGAAAGCTTACGGCGGCAAAGTCTTCGACGTCCTCGGCGAAGCATTCTCGGAAACTCCCCTGCGGGAACTGCTTCTGGACGCGATCCGGTACGGCGAACTTCCCGAAGTTCGCGCCAAGATGCACGAAGTCATCGACCACAAAGTGTCCGACGGGCTCAAAGAACTGCTCGACGAACGAGCACTCGCTTCGGACCATCTCGCCGACGCCGACCTCGCCAAGCTCCGCGCCGCCATGGACGAGGCCCGCGCACGCCGACTCCAGCCGCACTACATCGAGCTGGCATTCAAGGCAGCGTTCACCCGACTCGGTGGCCGCATCGCCAAACGCGAGCGAGGCCGCTACGAAATCGCCAACGTGCCGGCACAAATCAGAGCCAGCAAGTACCAGCCGATCGCGACAAAGTATGACCGCGTCACCTTCGACCTTGAACATGTGCACTCCGAAGAGCGGGCACGCGCCGACCTGCTCGCACCGGGACACCCGCTGCACGACGCAGTGATGGACGAAGCGATACGACACTTTGGCGGCACCCTCAACAGCGGCACCGTGCTGGTGTCAGCGACGCTGGAGGAGCCTCACCTGCTCGTCGGCGTTGTCGAAGAGGTCGCCGATGCCACCGGTGCTGCGGTGTCCCGACGTTTCGGCTACGCCTACGTCGACAGCCTCGGCACCGTTACGCCTGCGGGTCCGGCACCCTATCTCGATTGCGTCGCCGCACCCGACACACCAGCCGTCGCCACCGCGCGCCAACTCCCCTGGCTGGCCGACGCCGAAGACCGCGCCAACAGCTGGATCATCACGACCCAACTCCCTGAATACCTATCCGAGGTGCAACCGCGTCGTGCCGCAGAGCTCGCGAAGTGTCGCGATCTAGTGGTGAAACGCCTTGAAGGTGAACGCGATCGGATGCTTCTCGACGCTGCTGTGGCCGCCGAAAAGGAGCAGGCCGGCGAAAAGCCGAAGGAGTCCGCCGAGAGCCTCAACCGCAAGGCAGTCGAGCTCGACGCGCGCCTACGCAACCGGCTTGAACTGCTCGACAAGCAATCACTGATGTCGACCAAGCCACCGCGCATCGTCACCGCGGCACTCGTACTGCCCGTAGCGATGGTTGACGGTGAACTTCCCGCGTCGGCGCCAATCCACGCCAAGGAAACCAAAGAGGTCGAACGCCGTGGTGTTGATCTAGTGATGTCGACGGAACGAGCACTTGGCCGCATACCAGTCGAACAGCCTTTCAATAACAAAGGATTCGACATCCTATCGTCGGACTCAGGGGGCGACACCTACCGTATCGAGGTCAAAGCCAGGCTAGACGGAGCCAAGGACTTCTTCGTCACCCACAACGAGGTGATGGTCGGCAAGAACGCGGTCCCGCGATACCGGCTGGCATTGGTCAGGGTTGATCCGCGAGGGTCGGACCATGATGAGGTTCGCTACCTCGACAACCCCTTCGCATCAACGGATCTGGGTGATTTTCACTCGACCGGCATCCGCGGCGATTGGGCGAAGATGTGGGCGAAGGGGACTCAGCCATTTTGA
- a CDS encoding DUF1156 domain-containing protein: protein MVQKRKLIEVALPLEVINRESAREKSIRHGHPSTLHLWWARRPLAAARAVLFAQLVDDPSSNLEEFPTEELQRKERERLHKLIERLVVWENIRDEKLFAEAHAEILKSTGGNPPPILDPFAGGGTIPLEAQRLGLEAHASDLNPVAVLINKALIEIPPRFAGNAPVSPDVAKDQLAHPWPAATGLAEDVRRYGQWMRDEAERRIGHLYPMATLSDGSQATVIAWIWARTVTCPNPACGIAMPLVRSWWLGKKKGKEAYVLPSVVEGEVRFTIGHDPKRAPGKDTDGTVGRTGAICIGCRSATELNYVRAEGRAGRMGEQLIATVAEGNRTRIYVEPTREHEAASEIERPTDAPGGDIATNPRWFSPPGFGVTTFADLFTARQLTALTTFSDLVAEARREVLADALAAGMAEGDRLEVGGTGAAAYADAIATYLGFAVSRLADYGSSISTWMPDPKNEGIRNTFARQAIPMTWDFAEANPLSAASGNFWFMLRGIGRALDTVPAASSAGIAVQSDAASRPRNDVLVSTDPPYYDNIGYSDLSDYFYVWLRRSLRTIHPELLSTMLVPKAEELVANPYRHGGKDGAREFFEDGFREVFRQARESALPDFPITVYYAFKQSETTETGEASTGWETLLEGMIRSGWEVTATWPLRSERGGRMISVGTNALASSIVLALRPRPQDATPTDRRQFVETLKAELPSALKELQHGAIAPVDLPQAAIGPGMAVFSRYSAVLEPDGSKMSVRSALARINEILDQVLNEQEGDFDSTTRFAIAWYRQHGYNTGTFGDANNLANARNTTVDTMDRGGILTSRAGKVQLIKPSDLSADYDMLTDLHASNWEALHHLIRVMEGEGVTPAGEFLRTALRRPDGAIDADLVKELAHLLFRIAEANGWTKDALNFNTLVTSWPEIHDVARSDAPAGSSQSAFDFTEED, encoded by the coding sequence GTGGTTCAGAAGCGCAAGTTGATCGAGGTGGCACTTCCTCTCGAGGTGATCAACCGAGAGTCGGCCCGTGAGAAGTCGATTCGGCACGGTCATCCCTCCACGCTGCACCTGTGGTGGGCCCGACGCCCCCTCGCTGCGGCCCGTGCGGTGCTGTTCGCGCAGCTCGTCGACGACCCGTCGTCGAATCTCGAGGAGTTCCCGACTGAGGAGTTGCAACGCAAGGAGCGCGAACGGCTACACAAGCTTATCGAGCGGCTCGTCGTCTGGGAGAATATTCGCGACGAGAAGCTGTTCGCTGAAGCCCACGCCGAGATCCTCAAATCCACCGGCGGCAATCCACCGCCGATCCTCGACCCCTTCGCCGGCGGTGGAACCATTCCGCTGGAGGCACAGCGACTCGGGCTGGAGGCACACGCATCGGACCTGAATCCCGTTGCAGTGCTGATAAACAAGGCGCTAATCGAGATTCCGCCTAGGTTTGCTGGCAACGCGCCGGTATCCCCGGACGTCGCCAAGGACCAACTCGCCCATCCGTGGCCGGCCGCAACCGGACTGGCTGAGGACGTCCGCCGCTACGGCCAATGGATGCGCGACGAAGCCGAGAGGCGCATTGGACACCTCTACCCCATGGCCACCTTGTCCGACGGCTCGCAGGCGACCGTGATCGCATGGATCTGGGCACGCACCGTCACCTGCCCCAACCCCGCCTGCGGCATCGCCATGCCGCTGGTGCGCTCCTGGTGGCTAGGAAAGAAGAAGGGCAAAGAGGCTTACGTGTTGCCGTCCGTCGTCGAAGGCGAAGTTCGCTTCACCATCGGGCATGACCCAAAACGAGCTCCCGGCAAGGACACCGACGGAACCGTGGGCCGCACCGGCGCCATCTGCATCGGGTGTCGATCTGCCACAGAACTCAACTACGTCCGCGCTGAGGGACGGGCCGGACGGATGGGTGAACAGCTCATAGCCACCGTGGCCGAAGGCAACCGCACCCGTATCTACGTTGAACCCACACGCGAACATGAGGCGGCGTCCGAGATTGAGCGCCCCACTGACGCGCCGGGCGGTGATATTGCAACGAATCCCCGTTGGTTCTCACCACCGGGTTTCGGCGTGACCACGTTCGCTGATCTCTTTACGGCGCGGCAACTGACGGCCCTTACTACGTTTAGCGACCTTGTCGCCGAAGCCCGTAGAGAAGTGCTGGCCGACGCCCTCGCCGCCGGCATGGCCGAAGGCGATCGCCTTGAAGTCGGCGGCACCGGAGCTGCGGCATACGCCGATGCGATTGCAACCTACTTGGGTTTTGCCGTGAGCCGTTTGGCCGACTATGGATCATCCATTTCGACATGGATGCCGGATCCAAAGAACGAAGGAATCCGAAACACGTTCGCTCGCCAAGCAATTCCCATGACATGGGACTTCGCTGAAGCAAATCCGCTGAGCGCGGCGTCAGGAAACTTCTGGTTCATGCTGCGCGGTATCGGCAGAGCGCTCGACACGGTTCCTGCGGCGTCGTCGGCTGGAATAGCGGTCCAGAGCGATGCTGCTTCGAGACCAAGGAACGATGTCCTGGTATCAACCGACCCGCCCTATTACGACAACATCGGCTACTCAGATTTATCCGACTATTTCTACGTGTGGCTTCGCCGATCCCTGCGGACTATTCATCCGGAGCTGCTGAGCACCATGCTGGTACCAAAGGCTGAAGAACTCGTCGCCAATCCCTACCGGCACGGTGGGAAGGATGGTGCGCGGGAGTTTTTCGAAGACGGGTTCCGGGAGGTCTTCCGGCAAGCACGCGAGTCGGCGCTACCGGATTTCCCGATCACTGTCTATTACGCATTTAAGCAGTCCGAAACAACGGAAACTGGTGAAGCGTCTACAGGCTGGGAAACTCTGTTGGAAGGGATGATCCGATCCGGGTGGGAAGTCACCGCAACCTGGCCGTTGCGAAGTGAGCGAGGTGGTCGGATGATCAGCGTGGGTACCAACGCTCTAGCGTCATCGATCGTCCTAGCCCTCCGCCCGCGGCCGCAGGATGCCACGCCGACAGATCGCCGCCAGTTCGTCGAGACCCTCAAAGCCGAGCTTCCTTCGGCACTGAAAGAACTCCAGCACGGCGCGATCGCACCGGTTGATCTGCCGCAGGCAGCCATAGGGCCGGGTATGGCCGTGTTCTCCCGCTATTCGGCAGTGCTGGAACCCGACGGGTCGAAGATGTCGGTGCGTTCTGCGTTGGCCCGGATCAACGAGATCCTCGACCAAGTGCTCAACGAACAAGAAGGCGATTTCGACTCGACGACGCGATTTGCGATCGCCTGGTACCGCCAACACGGATACAACACAGGAACTTTCGGTGACGCTAACAACCTCGCCAATGCCCGCAACACCACTGTCGACACGATGGACCGCGGCGGCATCCTCACTAGCCGGGCGGGGAAAGTCCAGCTGATCAAGCCGTCGGATTTGAGCGCGGACTACGACATGCTCACTGACCTGCACGCCAGCAATTGGGAAGCCCTGCACCACCTCATCAGGGTCATGGAAGGCGAAGGCGTCACGCCCGCCGGGGAGTTCCTGCGCACCGCGTTGAGACGCCCCGACGGAGCCATCGACGCCGATCTTGTCAAGGAGCTTGCGCATTTGCTGTTCCGAATCGCCGAGGCCAACGGCTGGACCAAAGATGCGCTGAACTTCAACACCTTGGTTACTAGCTGGCCGGAGATTCACGACGTCGCCAGGTCCGATGCACCGGCGGGGAGCTCGCAGAGTGCATTCGACTTCACTGAGGAGGACTGA
- a CDS encoding GmrSD restriction endonuclease domain-containing protein produces MGFLTPMHELGEYLAWTRSGEIQLPDFQRGYKWEDERIRQLLVTVLRGHPLGAVMLLKTGNSHVRFKPRAIEGVDLAAGVEAKFLLLDGQQRLTSLTQALSGNGVVATKDSRGKLLDRRYLVHMQTALSDSNRVDEAIISIPADGVIRTNFGKDVVLDLSEPEKQREHGYFPLHLLYGDYMSWILELQDRELGKKFHEGFIKPAATYDIPAIILDENTDKAAVATVFEKVNIGGLPLNVFELLTAVFAGDAHYFESAGEDFRLNDDWKETQLKWASSPVLNAVENTDFLQAVTMLTTRQRHLADTSDRPPAISAKREDVLKLTLTDYLQWRDPLREAFVWAATFLADRHIFAPRDVPYPKQLVPLATVKVALGKDADLVSVSERLVRWFWCGVLGELYGSASETRFARDIEAVPAWAIDESAPIPRTIQDASFTESRLHSLRTRNAAAYKGIAALILARGARDWMEDKALDKVQYVDLAVDIHHVFPQKWCDDNGIDPERRESIVNKTTISARTNRTIGGAAPSSYLSVIEARAQIAEQRLDELVATHLIPAEFLRADDFDAYFSFRRESLCQLVESAIGKAVQRDIDQGFANEDSAQFEPDDLNDDMSLGDD; encoded by the coding sequence GTGGGATTCCTGACGCCGATGCACGAGTTGGGTGAGTACCTGGCGTGGACTCGCTCGGGCGAAATCCAGTTGCCGGACTTTCAGCGCGGTTACAAGTGGGAAGATGAACGCATCCGTCAACTCCTGGTCACGGTGCTGCGCGGACACCCCTTAGGCGCCGTGATGCTCCTGAAAACCGGCAATTCTCACGTGCGATTCAAGCCTCGCGCAATCGAAGGCGTCGATCTGGCAGCGGGTGTCGAAGCGAAGTTTCTACTACTGGACGGACAACAGCGCCTCACCTCACTTACCCAGGCGCTCAGCGGTAACGGCGTCGTTGCGACGAAGGACAGCCGAGGCAAGCTGCTCGACCGCCGCTACCTCGTCCACATGCAGACGGCACTGAGTGACTCCAACCGTGTCGATGAAGCGATCATCTCGATTCCCGCCGATGGTGTCATCCGCACCAACTTCGGCAAGGACGTCGTCCTCGACCTGAGCGAGCCCGAAAAACAGCGCGAACATGGCTACTTCCCGCTGCACCTGCTCTACGGGGACTACATGAGCTGGATCCTTGAACTGCAGGACCGAGAACTCGGCAAGAAGTTCCACGAAGGATTCATCAAACCCGCCGCTACCTACGATATCCCGGCGATCATCCTCGATGAGAACACCGACAAGGCGGCCGTGGCGACTGTCTTCGAGAAAGTCAACATCGGTGGTCTGCCGCTCAATGTATTCGAGTTGCTGACCGCCGTCTTCGCCGGCGATGCGCACTACTTTGAGTCGGCGGGGGAAGACTTCCGCTTGAACGACGACTGGAAGGAGACCCAGCTCAAGTGGGCGTCCTCCCCAGTGCTGAACGCCGTCGAAAACACCGACTTCCTGCAGGCCGTTACAATGCTCACCACCCGGCAGCGACATCTCGCCGACACCTCCGACCGACCACCGGCGATCTCGGCGAAGCGTGAGGACGTGCTGAAGCTGACGCTGACCGACTACCTGCAGTGGCGTGACCCGCTGCGGGAGGCATTCGTCTGGGCCGCGACGTTCCTGGCGGACCGCCATATCTTCGCCCCGCGCGACGTGCCGTACCCCAAGCAACTCGTTCCACTGGCGACCGTCAAGGTGGCGCTGGGCAAGGACGCGGATCTGGTCAGCGTCAGCGAGCGTCTAGTCCGCTGGTTTTGGTGCGGGGTACTCGGCGAACTCTACGGCTCGGCGAGTGAAACACGCTTCGCCCGCGATATCGAAGCGGTCCCCGCGTGGGCGATCGACGAGTCCGCCCCGATACCGCGGACCATCCAAGACGCCAGCTTCACGGAGTCGCGTCTGCACTCCCTGCGGACCCGAAACGCGGCGGCCTATAAGGGTATTGCGGCGCTCATCCTCGCCAGAGGTGCACGGGACTGGATGGAGGACAAGGCTCTCGACAAAGTGCAGTACGTCGACCTCGCTGTCGACATCCACCACGTGTTTCCGCAGAAGTGGTGTGACGACAACGGCATTGACCCCGAGCGCCGCGAAAGCATCGTCAACAAGACGACGATCAGCGCTCGCACGAACCGCACCATCGGTGGCGCGGCGCCATCCTCCTATCTGTCGGTTATCGAAGCCCGTGCGCAGATCGCGGAGCAACGACTCGACGAGCTGGTCGCAACTCACCTCATTCCGGCCGAGTTCCTGCGCGCAGATGACTTCGACGCCTACTTCAGCTTCCGACGCGAGTCGCTTTGCCAGTTGGTCGAATCGGCGATCGGCAAAGCCGTCCAACGCGATATCGACCAAGGCTTCGCCAATGAAGACTCTGCACAGTTCGAGCCCGACGATCTGAACGACGATATGAGCTTAGGGGACGATTGA